From one Montipora capricornis isolate CH-2021 chromosome 10, ASM3666992v2, whole genome shotgun sequence genomic stretch:
- the LOC138021506 gene encoding uncharacterized protein: MYCANMLKVFFRFSAVILLLVFVLAALLRYHIKHSQDFKNSNLRQTSLIGSIEKTTQSARPFVFLTETEECLRQELIQTLGLNTSWSCRCDVVVLSYKKECREKKLRHISYLFDETSTWGSGRNKLFFHTMKRRPGYTYYIFTDDDITLRFNDATTLEMRQLTPIRVFQNWLLDFEPAVGVVDYRGQGNTVRDRMRKICGISNITSLANPTIFYDPLFNAFHAKAVRHIFPLDTRHERVTWWITDKYVASVVELKFRGQALLFFPVTVGNPLHRSYPRSLAGTKKAWQEFIAGVEMEIPTQYANNSLIQEYKRDPSQYTRTSRTYCMNVTRRQPIVPFAHFASDN; the protein is encoded by the coding sequence ATGTATTGTGCTAACATGTTGAAAGTTTTCTTCCGTTTTTCAGCTGTTATCTTGCTCCTTGTTTTTGTCCTCGCTGCTCTCCTCAGGTACCATATAAAGCACTCTCAAGACTTCAAGAATTCTAACTTAAGGCAGACCTCTCTTATTGGGTCCATAGAGAAGACAACACAATCAGCACGTCCTTTTGTTTTCCTGACGGAAACAGAGGAGTGTCTAAGGCAAGAACTGATTCAAACCTTGGGTTTAAATACCAGTTGGAGTTGCCGATGTGATGTTGTTGTGTTGAGCTATAAAAAGGAATGCCGAGAAAAAAAACTCCGGCACATCTCGTACTTGTTTGACGAGACAAGCACATGGGGATCCGGCCGCAATAAGCTCTTCTTTCACACAATGAAACGAAGACCCGGTTACACTTATTACATTTTTACTGACGATGACATTACTCTCAGGTTTAATGATGCCACTACCTTGGAAATGAGGCAGCTGACGCCTATTCGAGTTTTCCAAAATTGGCTTCTGGATTTTGAACCTGCGGTCGGTGTTGTCGACTATCGGGGTCAAGGGAACACAGTTCGCGATAGAATGCGCAAAATCTGTGGGATCTCCAATATTACGTCTCTCGCTAATCCGACCATATTTTACGATCCTCTTTTTAACGCTTTTCACGCAAAAGCTGTTCGCCATATCTTTCCCCTTGACACACGACACGAGAGAGTTACTTGGTGGATTACTGACAAATATGTTGCCTCAGTCGTCGAGTTAAAGTTTCGCGGCCAagcattgctttttttcccGGTAACAGTTGGCAATCCGTTGCACCGGAGTTATCCACGATCGTTAGCAGGGACAAAAAAAGCTTGGCAAGAGTTTATCGCTGGTGTTGAGATGGAGATACCGACGCAATATGCAAACAACAGCTTAATTCAGGAATATAAGAGAGACCCATCCCAATACACCAGAACATCCCGCACCTACTGTATGAATGTGACTCGCCGACAGCCCATCGTGCCATTTGCACATTTTGCGAGCGACAACTGA